One part of the uncultured Bacteroides sp. genome encodes these proteins:
- a CDS encoding amino acid adenylation domain-containing protein, protein MRKSVIEYLRQTVLHYPDKIAVNDTTEEIAFKALYHNGHILATEILSHGIRNKPVGVYIPKGCKAIQAFAGINISGNFYVPMDTKSPDSRVLSIINVLDSAVIITDKEHYEKLAAICSVKILVIEDVIAAGMADYDKCEQAQSIQIDTDPVYSIFTSGSTGIPKGVVISHRGVLDYIDWAIDTFHIDSTSVIGNQAPLYFDNSTLDIYLMYATGSTLVIIPEQNFMFPAMLVDFLNEYKITFVFWVPFVLVNVANFDIFATKKPLYLKDVFFAGEVMPNKHLNYWRKHLPHCRYANLYGPTEITVDCTYYLVDRTFEDNESLPIGIPCRNSDILILTDDNRIAAVEEQGELCVRGTSLALGYYNDWEKTQKAFVQNPLNTHYPEIIYRTGDVVYLNKRGEIMYVGRKDSQIKHNGYRIELGEIETAVLSSELVDNCCAVYDYNRKKILLFYQSKSELDMAQFRKSVLTQLPKYMLPSEYYRVDDLKQNANGKIDRLYYKSKVNG, encoded by the coding sequence ATGAGAAAAAGTGTTATAGAATATTTAAGGCAAACAGTTCTTCATTATCCCGATAAAATAGCGGTAAACGATACAACAGAAGAAATAGCCTTTAAGGCATTGTATCATAACGGACACATCCTTGCTACAGAGATTCTGTCCCATGGCATCAGAAACAAGCCGGTTGGAGTCTATATACCCAAAGGATGTAAAGCTATTCAAGCGTTTGCAGGTATAAATATCAGTGGTAACTTCTATGTCCCTATGGATACCAAATCGCCCGATTCCAGAGTGCTTTCCATTATCAATGTTCTCGATTCTGCTGTTATTATAACAGATAAGGAACATTACGAAAAACTGGCTGCTATCTGTAGTGTAAAGATACTGGTTATCGAAGATGTGATTGCTGCCGGAATGGCCGATTATGATAAATGCGAACAGGCACAATCCATTCAGATCGATACCGATCCGGTTTACTCCATTTTTACATCAGGATCCACCGGCATACCCAAAGGAGTTGTTATCTCCCATCGTGGAGTACTCGATTATATAGACTGGGCAATAGATACGTTCCATATAGACAGTACCTCGGTCATTGGTAATCAGGCACCGCTCTATTTTGATAATTCAACGCTCGATATATACCTCATGTATGCCACTGGCTCCACACTGGTCATTATCCCCGAGCAGAACTTTATGTTTCCCGCTATGCTGGTCGATTTCCTCAACGAGTATAAAATCACCTTTGTGTTCTGGGTTCCCTTTGTGCTGGTCAACGTGGCCAACTTCGATATCTTTGCCACAAAGAAACCACTCTACCTAAAGGATGTATTTTTTGCAGGAGAGGTAATGCCCAACAAGCATCTCAACTACTGGAGGAAACACCTGCCTCACTGCCGGTATGCCAACCTGTACGGCCCAACGGAGATTACGGTAGATTGCACCTATTACTTGGTTGATAGAACTTTCGAGGATAACGAATCGCTACCTATCGGCATTCCCTGCCGCAACAGCGATATACTTATCCTTACAGACGATAACAGAATAGCCGCTGTTGAAGAACAGGGAGAACTCTGTGTACGTGGCACCTCGCTGGCACTTGGCTATTATAACGACTGGGAGAAAACACAAAAAGCATTCGTTCAGAATCCGCTAAACACTCATTACCCGGAGATAATCTACAGAACCGGAGATGTTGTTTACCTCAATAAACGGGGAGAGATCATGTACGTGGGTCGTAAAGATTCCCAGATCAAGCACAATGGTTACCGCATCGAACTGGGCGAGATAGAAACAGCTGTTCTCAGTAGTGAACTGGTTGATAATTGTTGCGCTGTTTACGATTACAACAGAAAAAAAATCCTTCTGTTCTATCAGTCAAAGAGTGAACTCGATATGGCTCAGTTCAGGAAATCAGTCCTTACTCAGCTTCCAAAATATATGCTTCCGTCAGAGTATTACCGTGTAGACGATCTCAAGCAGAATGCAAATGGCAAGATCGACCGCCTCTACTATAAGAGCAAAGTGAATGGATAG
- a CDS encoding GNAT family N-acetyltransferase: protein MEKVTSIEQLQQCIASVRNYRKGFITNFFPDPFRHSLWIEKEELSFGETGESLFLLRENSFFYSLFYVSTTLEALKSDLALFLVKHQGETLVADVVGNQDNVTARQVFLDLGFQQYASLTRMSRINNSPETVYEKNLRIVNGDVADAGAIYELLNQYFDPLAEQLPLLEELEDFAKKNQLIVYKENGEIGGLIIYELQGKTSYLRYWLVHPEFRGKGIGSALFTELLSRSAEARRLILWVMDTNHNAVNMYQHFGAEFEMMFNYVLIKRAI from the coding sequence ATGGAAAAAGTCACCTCAATAGAGCAGTTACAGCAATGCATCGCATCTGTGCGGAACTATCGGAAAGGATTCATTACCAATTTCTTTCCCGATCCCTTCAGGCATTCCCTGTGGATAGAGAAAGAAGAGTTGTCCTTCGGGGAAACGGGCGAATCTTTGTTCCTGCTTCGAGAAAATAGCTTTTTCTATTCATTGTTCTATGTCTCCACCACGCTCGAGGCCCTGAAGTCCGATCTTGCTCTGTTCCTTGTCAAGCATCAGGGCGAAACCCTTGTTGCCGATGTGGTTGGCAATCAGGATAATGTTACCGCCCGGCAAGTATTTCTCGATCTGGGCTTTCAGCAGTATGCCTCATTAACCCGGATGAGCCGGATAAATAATTCGCCCGAAACTGTTTATGAAAAGAATCTCCGTATTGTTAATGGCGATGTTGCTGATGCCGGAGCTATTTACGAGCTTCTAAATCAATATTTCGATCCGCTGGCAGAACAGCTCCCTCTACTCGAAGAATTGGAAGATTTTGCTAAAAAGAATCAGTTGATAGTCTATAAAGAAAATGGTGAGATAGGAGGCTTAATTATCTACGAGCTGCAAGGAAAAACGTCCTACCTCAGGTATTGGTTGGTGCATCCCGAATTCAGAGGGAAAGGTATAGGCTCAGCCCTGTTTACTGAGCTCCTTTCACGCTCGGCAGAAGCACGCCGACTTATCCTGTGGGTCATGGATACCAACCACAATGCCGTAAACATGTACCAGCATTTCGGTGCCGAATTTGAAATGATGTTTAATTACGTACTAATAAAAAGAGCAATATGA
- a CDS encoding MFS transporter: protein MSTFQNVNEKMTRYRWVICSLLFFATTINYMDRNVIAFLKEFFCSPIAEGGFGWSNSDFSYVTAFFTAAYAGFTVFSGVVIDKIGAKMGLALSLIVWSFSGIANAFVGKTVALHVAIRSVFGLGEAGNFPASIKTVTEWFPKRERSLATGIFNSGSNVGAMISALFVPWCLVYFGPALGWKMAFILTGGIGFVWLFFWFALFKSQKKLLETGKINQSEYEYIHIDDAELTPEQIENAKNGIKEKVSWSKMLRYPQTWSFFFGKFMTDGIWWFLLFWLPDYLKKQFHMTTQEVMWPTFIVFGIAIIGSVFGGSIPMFFMNKGMNAYKARMTSMFLIALCPVTLLLTQYFGNVEHFGSSAMYMATGVICLAGAAHQAWSANLFTTVSDMFPKKAIASVTGIGGLAGGIGGVLVQLFAGFITDLYAATPTVAYGIMFGVCAFAYLIAWVIMKTLVPQYKIITDL from the coding sequence ATGAGTACATTTCAGAATGTGAATGAAAAAATGACCCGTTACAGATGGGTTATTTGTTCCTTACTATTCTTTGCTACGACCATTAACTACATGGATCGTAACGTAATTGCTTTTCTAAAAGAATTTTTCTGCTCACCAATAGCAGAAGGTGGTTTTGGTTGGAGTAACTCTGACTTCTCTTATGTTACTGCATTCTTTACTGCCGCTTATGCTGGCTTCACTGTTTTCTCCGGTGTTGTTATTGACAAAATCGGTGCTAAGATGGGATTGGCTCTCTCTTTAATCGTGTGGTCATTTAGTGGTATTGCTAATGCTTTTGTAGGAAAGACTGTAGCTTTGCACGTAGCAATCAGAAGTGTATTCGGACTTGGTGAAGCCGGTAACTTCCCAGCATCTATCAAGACTGTAACAGAGTGGTTCCCAAAACGCGAACGTTCTTTGGCAACCGGCATCTTTAACAGTGGTTCGAACGTAGGTGCTATGATCTCTGCACTGTTTGTTCCATGGTGTTTGGTTTACTTCGGTCCTGCTCTTGGATGGAAGATGGCATTCATCCTGACAGGTGGTATTGGTTTTGTTTGGTTGTTCTTCTGGTTTGCGCTATTCAAATCACAAAAGAAATTGCTTGAAACAGGTAAAATTAACCAAAGCGAATATGAATATATTCACATTGACGATGCTGAGCTTACTCCTGAACAGATTGAAAATGCAAAGAATGGCATTAAGGAAAAAGTATCCTGGAGTAAGATGTTGAGATACCCACAAACATGGTCTTTCTTCTTCGGTAAGTTCATGACTGACGGTATCTGGTGGTTCTTGTTGTTCTGGTTGCCTGACTACCTGAAAAAACAATTCCACATGACAACTCAGGAAGTAATGTGGCCTACATTCATTGTATTCGGTATTGCAATTATTGGTAGTGTATTTGGTGGTAGTATTCCAATGTTCTTTATGAACAAGGGTATGAATGCTTATAAAGCTCGTATGACTTCCATGTTCCTTATCGCTCTTTGCCCTGTTACTTTATTGTTGACTCAATACTTTGGTAACGTAGAACACTTTGGTAGCTCTGCCATGTATATGGCAACAGGTGTTATCTGTCTGGCAGGTGCTGCTCACCAGGCTTGGTCTGCTAACCTGTTTACTACTGTTTCTGATATGTTCCCTAAAAAGGCTATCGCTTCAGTAACTGGTATCGGTGGTTTGGCAGGTGGTATCGGTGGTGTATTGGTTCAGCTGTTTGCAGGATTTATCACTGACTTGTATGCTGCTACTCCAACTGTAGCTTACGGAATTATGTTTGGTGTATGTGCCTTTGCTTATCTTATTGCATGGGTTATCATGAAAACTCTTGTTCCTCAATACAAGATTATCACTGATCTATAA
- a CDS encoding UpxY family transcription antiterminator, whose amino-acid sequence MEIKRNTPQWFAVYTAPRAEKKVRERFQQSGIEHYLPVQMVTRKWHDRLKKVEQPVLTGYIFVRILPEEASKVLMIYGAIAFVREQSRPAVIPDSQIERLRQMVEISEEEIEFTPVDLEPGTPVRIVRGELTGFMGEMVEVKGKFKVAVRLTGLGCALTTISASCLEKL is encoded by the coding sequence ATGGAAATAAAAAGGAATACCCCTCAATGGTTTGCTGTCTATACTGCTCCGCGTGCAGAAAAAAAGGTTCGCGAACGTTTTCAGCAGTCGGGTATCGAGCATTATCTTCCTGTTCAGATGGTTACCAGGAAGTGGCACGACAGACTAAAAAAGGTGGAGCAGCCTGTTCTCACAGGCTATATTTTTGTCCGCATCCTCCCCGAGGAAGCTTCTAAAGTTCTGATGATCTACGGTGCCATAGCCTTTGTCCGCGAGCAATCCCGCCCTGCTGTTATTCCCGATAGTCAGATAGAGCGCCTTCGCCAAATGGTGGAAATATCGGAGGAAGAGATTGAGTTTACTCCTGTCGATCTGGAGCCTGGAACACCCGTTCGCATTGTTCGTGGTGAGCTGACTGGTTTTATGGGGGAGATGGTGGAGGTCAAAGGCAAATTCAAGGTTGCCGTTCGCCTCACCGGTTTGGGATGTGCTCTCACTACTATTAGCGCCAGTTGTTTGGAGAAGCTTTAA